One Aegilops tauschii subsp. strangulata cultivar AL8/78 chromosome 2, Aet v6.0, whole genome shotgun sequence genomic window, GATGAAGCCATTTCATTTGCAAGGCATCACCTTGAATCCACGAGCGGCAATCTTGAGTACCCTTTATCGGAGCAAGTCAAACGAAACCTTGAGATACCATATGCAAGGACTTTGAAGAGAATAGATGCACCATATTACATTGCAGAGTATGGACAAGAGCAAACATGCAACCCTTCCGTGCTTGAGCTTGCAAAGCTCAACTTTAATCTTTTGCAGTGTGTTCACCAGAGGGAGCTCAAGGATTTTTGTCGGTACGTGTTCTACATGTAGCTTTATCGTTGCTCGATCTCCAACTTAAATTATCAAGATATAGAAAAAAAATAAGTTAACAATGTGAGGTTTTCTTCATTTCACCCCCTTCACAAAACTTTGAAAAGGTTATTTTTGTACTTTCTAGGAGTCCATGTGGCACTAATAAAAAAGCTGACGAGTAATTTGGCGCAAGCTCTATATCTCTCTTGTTCCAAGATACACCTGGATCACCGACACGGGGCACCCGACCGTGGGGGATTTTTCCCATctattttatatattttttgcGGTTTTCTTTATGTTTTTTCCTAGGAACCAGGTTTTCACCAGTTTTTATTGTCTTGTTTTCAGGgtttttcctttccttttcttttaccTTTACATTTTCTCTTTATGTTTTCTTCTTTTATTGATTTATATTATTTTATGTTCTATTTGTTGTTTGTGCGAAAACTTTTAAATTACATGAACATTGTTTAAAAACAGGCATGGACACTTCTTTAAAGTACATCCAGCATTTTAAATACGTGCACACCTTTTAAATTACAGGAACATCTTCTTTTGAAATGTGTGAATACTTTCTAAAATTACAAGATCATTTCTTAAATCATGTGAACATCTTTTTTATAATCATATGGACATCTTTCTAATGCATACGTGCTTTTTAATTGCATGAGCATTTAAAAAATGAGTGAACATATTTTATATAGACGAACATGTTTTTAGAATACATTGACACCTTTTTAAAGTACATGAACATATATAAAAATAAGCATTCATGTATCTCTAAAATATATTATTGTATGTCGCCTAAAAGAACAGAGAAAACAGAAGCAAATATGAAGAACTGAAGAATACATGAAAGTGATAGAAAGCAACAGAGAACTTTTTAAAGTGCCATCTTGAACGTCGACATCACTTTTGTTTTAGAATCTATAGTTGACGTCACTTGGACATGGGTAGTACCCAGAGTGTGTCACACTGCAGAACTACGTAGTTGGGTCTGGCCCATGTGCATTGCAACACTTTATCCGTGGGAGCCCAATCTAATTAACCGCAACCCCCTTCTTGAGTTGCAGCACTTTGTCGGTGACTACAGTAACGACAATGACTTTCATGGCAGCGACAATAACAAATCTATAAACTTGCATGATCGTAAGCTAGGTTTGACGAATACATGAACTTTTTGTAATTATGTAGCGTAGAACCCTCGTTTCTTTTTGTTTGATttgtgggtgtgggtgtgagagaaaaCTAAGAATGAAACCTTAGATTCGTAAAGCAGATGGGCCTAAACGAGGCTTGTGTACGTAACATGGGTTGCAGGAGGGTTGGGTACTTTTGCCATGACCACAATACCCTTTGTAATTAAAGGGGTAAATCTTACTGTTATTCAATTGCACCAAAAAATAAAATTTTGTAAAAAGGTATACCGAAGTAAATCTCTAACAACATCAAATTAACGTTGATTTTAGGTGGGGAAACGATCTCTATGAAGAGGTCGAACTAAGCTACTCTCGGAATCGTATAGTTGAATGCTACTTCTGGTCCTACACTGTGCACTATGAGCAACAGTATGGACATGCACGAATAATCCTTGCAAAGGTATTTGTGCTGACTTCCATGTTAGATGACACTTTCGATATGCATGCTACCTTGGAAGAGGCTGAAAAGCTCACCGAAGCCATACAAAGGTGGGCACTAATCTCCTTGTGGCAATTCTGTCCTATAATGTCATACTTGCGTGACGGCCTAAACTAACTGGCCCTACATGCAGATGGGACGAGAGTGCTGTTTTTCTATTACCAGAGTACTTGAAAAAGTTCTATGTCAGGTTGATGAATACCTTCATAGAGATTGAGCATGAACTGAAACCTGATCATAAGTACCGTGTTGCTTATTGTAGGAAAGCGGTATATATTTATTCTACCATAAACACTTCAGAATCTTATTAATTTAGCTCTTAATTAATCTAACAACACTGTCTACCTTGCAATGCATGCACGCAGATACAAACTTTGTGTAGGTCTTACCAACAGGAATCTGAATGGTTTCATAACAGTTACATACCAAGCTTTGAAAATCACCTCAAGTGCTCGCTCATCTCTTCAGCTATTGCGATGCTATCTGTTGTTTTACTTGTTGGTATGGGTGACGAAGCTACAAGGGAAGCATTCGAGTGGGCCATCGGTTGCACCGATGCTGTAATGGCTGGCAGTGTTGTGGCACGTTTGGCGAATGACATGACTTCATTTAAGGTAAATATATAGCTGTAGTACACATATACATGCTTGGTTAGAAGCTATACACATGTCCCTTCATAATATCCAAATGTTCTTTAACTGAAACTTTAGCAAAATAGATCGAGTAACTAATTATATGTGTGTGCTCACTTCACAGAATGGAAAGAACAAGAAGGATGTGGCCAGCTCTGTGGATAGCTATATCAACCAGTACCACGTTACGGGTGATGTAGCTTTTGCTGTGCTGGATAATATGGTTGAAGATGCATGGAAAACTACCAATCAGGCACGATTTGACCGTCGTGCGATGCTCCCACTTGTAGAACGAGTCGCGAGAATGACCAAGAGCATGGTCTTCACGTATCATCACAAGAAGGACCGCTACACATTCAGCCGTTTGAACAAAGATAGGGTCAAGCAGCAGTTCGTCGACCCAATCCCCCTCTAGCTTGGCGGATGTTTATGCCCCTTGTTTATTTCTATTTCTATTCTCCAATAAGATAATCACATCTTGTGTTTTATTTATTCGAAATTTCAAACTCAGAGTGTAATCACACATGTACTTGTGCATGTTCTCGTAATATCTCTTCTAGTTTAGGGTATTGAACGAATTGAGTAAAATCTTGAGCCAGGACATTTTGAAAGGAAGCCGGTTAGCTTGTGCTATTTGTGATGTAGTATCAAAGTTTAAATACTTCCAGTAGTATCATCATCGCAACATGCTCAACGTATTTACTAAGCTAATACCACTAGATAGACCCGGGGTtttatactactccctccgttcctaaatatttgtctttctagagatttcaacaagtgactacatacggagcaaaatgagtgaatatatactctaaaatatgtctatatacattcgtatgtggtagtctatttgaaatctctaaaaagacaaatatttagaaatggagggagtacaaagcAACATCATCCAGAAGTGCTGCCATGGCAGCAGGCCCACCAAGCGTCTTGTACATGGGCGGGACCTGAATGTGCATCACACTAAAGCCGACTACAAGTAGTACACAATCCCTAAAAAAAAGTACACAAGGGGAGCAGCACACAAGGCATCCGGGCTTGGATCAGAAGTTCAGAACGGCACGGCACGGACCGGTACAGCGCCGCAGGTCATGCCCGCCCGCCGCTGCGCACGCGGATGGACATATTGTTTCGGCTGCCGCAGGGCACCGCGGCCTGCATGTGTGGGGTGTTGGTCGGCAATTCAGCATGACAATGTAGAGCGGCCTCACGGCGGTATTGGCCAAGAACTTTGGGTTCCTGATGTACGCGTTGAGCAGCGGCATGAACAAATCCGAGGTCTGCGTGAACACCGCGACCCTGTTGTCCGAGAGGCATCCAATGAAACCATCGGAGGAAGCCCGGGAAGAAGACGAGATCATGGAGTAGCAGCACAACAAGCAGGGGAAGCAGGAAAAGGTGAGCAGCAGTGGCCCTACGTTGAAGCTCTTGGCCATGGCCTCCTTTGCTACCACGAGCTTGTTGCAAACGTACGTACGTTGCAGTGCTGAATGCCTGCCACGGAGCCTGATCTACCATCTACATGATGTATATATAGCCTATGGGTTACGTACGGGTTGCAGATGAATTCCACAGAAGTGCACCGCTCTTGTCCTTTCGTCATCATGAAACTAAAAGCAATTTTTTATGCTACACTACGTAACACGTTGCGAATGATGAAGCTGGTGTGAGTGTGAACGGCATAGACCAACACGGATTAATTCCATCGTCCACCCTTAAGGCCTACTAATTAATTGACCGCACTATACATAATTTGCTTCTGGTCGCATGACATTAACTAGGCAGTGTGTATGGTTGCTGAATACCGAGGTGATGAACAAGACCCACGATTTCAATGAATTTTGAAATATATTTTTTTCCGCCAAATATAATTTTATTAAACGACTTTGAGATAAGTTCCAAAAATCAAATTCATCTTCAAATTTCATCCACAAGATACAAGTGCCATAAAAACCTTGAAGGAAAGGTAACTGTTAACCACCGGAGAAAAATGGGGAGAGAAATCACACAGTAAAATCTATCGTGGGCCCTGAATTGAATCCACACGGAGACTTTTTGTCACCGATTTGTATTTTCTCTACACTAGATAATTGTTTGTGTGTTGCAATGGGTATAAATAGTTAAAGAGAAAAGTATGTTTTGGCCCTCAAGTTTCCATAAAGTATAGACTTGGTCCCTCAAGATTTTTGGGTACATATTTGTTCCTTCAAGTCTCAAAACCAGCTAAGTTTAGTCCAGAACCAGATTTTGACCACTTTGACCGGGTTTGACGCCCAGATTTTGACCAGGTTTGACCGGATGGACAGTACATTCGAAAAAAAGTACAAAGTCCATATTTTTTTATCCACGTAGCACGCCCAAGTATCTTGAGTGCCAAAATATTTCAGATTTGTTtgatttttttgctattttttgaatttactgttcacctAGAGTAGAttgtttggttttcttttttttccacAAGCTCCTCAAGTGTTCAAAGACCATGAAATTGGCACGTTCCTTGTGCATGTAAGGATATTGGATGGAAAAATGAGATTTTTTTAatgttttctgaattattttcAAACTTTCTGTTCATATGGTCAGTCCTGGTCAAAATTTGGGCGGTCAAAGTGGTTAAAATCTGGTTTTAGACTAAACTTACTCGATTTTGAGACTTGAAGGACCAAATGTGTTGGGATATAACCCCATAGTATGACCCGCCCGTTAAGGGCCGGGTTATCCAGTGGCGGCTTGGAGAAAAAGCTCAACAGATGGGCCGTGATGATCAGGAGACTCAAGGCCCGGAAGGTAACTCATGAAGCAGGCCGGCTCATGGCCTAGTGTCTCGGACGCTGGCTCATGTGAAGAGATAATGAAAATTCCCTTACTTGGGGAATATGATGAGTAGGAAATAGATTAGGTCACGGGTTTCGGACTCTGTTGTAAACCCATGGCCTTAACCTATATATAAAGGGGAGCTCCTGAGGTAGAAAGATTAAGTTAAAAGCTGGGTAAATCCttgtctctcgattccgatcaaccccgtTCAAGCTACTACCTAGCTATgatggcctcacgactaagtccttccatgaggacatctgtcgtgacaaaaccacgacagttggcgcccaccgtggggctatcgcccTATGGTGTTGAGTTCTTGTAGGGAGCTCTCCCAGGGATCGAGGGATATGCGATCGGCCACATGACCAAGAGTcgccgcggcaagctctacatcgacgattcaggctggggccccgaggccgactcaatagagtacgggtaccgggtcccctttggcaaGATCCACGCTTCATTGGCAAAATCGGCGAATCAGGACCCAAGCCAGACATCTGCGCACCGACATCGTTGAGCCGGCTCAGCGCATGCAACCCGCCCGGGCTCAACCCGGCCAGaagcactgatacgtctccaacatatctataattttttattgtttcatgcaattatattatctgttttggatgtttaatgggctttattatgcacttttatattgtttttgggactaatctattaaccgaaggcccagtgcaaattgctgtttttttgcctatttcagtctttcgcagaaaaggaatatcaaacggaatccaaacggaatgaaaccttcgcgaggatcgttttggaacaaacgcaatccaggagacttggagtggacgtcaaggaagcaacgaggcggccacgaggcagggaggcgcgcccccaccctcgtgggcccctcatagctccaccgacctacttctttcgcctatatatactcttataccctgaaaacttctaggggagccacgaaacctattttccaccgccgcaaccttctgtacccgtgagatcccatcttggggccttttccggcgctccgtcggagggggaatcgatcacggagggcttctacatcaacaccatagcctctccgatgatgtgtgagtagtttaccacagaccttcgggtccatagttattagctagatggcttcttctctctctttggatctcaatacaaagttctccttgattctattggagatctattcgatgtaatactttttacagtgtgtttgtcaagatccaatgaattgtgggtttatgatcaagattatctatgaacaatatttgattcttctctgaattcttatatgcatgatttta contains:
- the LOC109751291 gene encoding tau-cadinol synthase, whose amino-acid sequence is MVSGATTTPERVSIFEASVWDAFFIQYEPDPLPISEECMHVKVAKLKEDVQMLFKTFNNTPLEKMTFVDTLERLGIGHLFEEHINTAINEIHQSEFNSSGLYEVALCFRLLREHGVWVSPDVFNKFKAGDGSFNKDITNEPRALLCLYNAAYLSIHGESELDEAISFARHHLESTSGNLEYPLSEQVKRNLEIPYARTLKRIDAPYYIAEYGQEQTCNPSVLELAKLNFNLLQCVHQRELKDFCRWGNDLYEEVELSYSRNRIVECYFWSYTVHYEQQYGHARIILAKVFVLTSMLDDTFDMHATLEEAEKLTEAIQRWDESAVFLLPEYLKKFYVRLMNTFIEIEHELKPDHKYRVAYCRKAIQTLCRSYQQESEWFHNSYIPSFENHLKCSLISSAIAMLSVVLLVGMGDEATREAFEWAIGCTDAVMAGSVVARLANDMTSFKNGKNKKDVASSVDSYINQYHVTGDVAFAVLDNMVEDAWKTTNQARFDRRAMLPLVERVARMTKSMVFTYHHKKDRYTFSRLNKDRVKQQFVDPIPL